One segment of Gemmatimonadota bacterium DNA contains the following:
- the ugpC gene encoding sn-glycerol-3-phosphate ABC transporter ATP-binding protein UgpC yields MADVVLKNVDKQFDKNTVVRNVNLEIRDREFVVLVGPSGCGKSTTLRMIAGLEEVTSGEIHIDGKRVNDVPPKDRDIAMVFQNYALYPHMTVYENMAFGLKLRKYPRAEIEARVNETAGILGIGHLLARKPKALSGGERQRVAVGRAIVRKPKVFLFDEPLSNLDAKLRVQMRTEISKLHNSLEATIVYVTHDQVEAMTMGDRIAVMKDGEVQQVAAPLELYEKPANRFVAGFIGSPGMNFLEGRVVFDNGHAAFDEGSLRLPVPDGMQEALAPWRDREVTFGIRPEDITSVDANKDWKDARQIKATVEVVEPMGSETFLYMTTGRYPFIARVDAFVDPAINTELPLLVNMARAHFFSREDEVAIV; encoded by the coding sequence ATGGCGGATGTAGTCCTGAAGAACGTGGACAAGCAGTTCGATAAGAACACCGTGGTCCGTAACGTAAACCTGGAGATCAGGGACAGGGAGTTCGTGGTCCTCGTCGGCCCCTCGGGCTGTGGCAAGTCCACCACGCTCCGCATGATCGCCGGACTGGAGGAAGTGACTTCCGGCGAGATCCACATCGACGGGAAACGGGTGAACGACGTCCCGCCGAAGGACCGGGACATCGCCATGGTGTTCCAGAACTACGCGCTGTACCCCCACATGACGGTCTACGAGAACATGGCCTTCGGGCTCAAGCTGCGCAAGTATCCCCGCGCCGAGATCGAAGCGCGGGTCAACGAGACCGCCGGCATCCTGGGCATCGGCCATCTCCTCGCCCGCAAGCCGAAGGCGCTGTCGGGCGGCGAGCGTCAGCGCGTGGCCGTGGGCCGCGCCATCGTGCGCAAGCCCAAGGTGTTCCTCTTTGACGAGCCCCTCTCGAATCTGGACGCCAAGCTGCGCGTGCAGATGCGGACGGAGATCAGCAAGCTCCACAACAGCCTCGAAGCGACCATCGTCTACGTTACCCACGACCAGGTCGAAGCCATGACCATGGGCGACCGGATCGCCGTAATGAAAGACGGCGAGGTGCAGCAGGTCGCCGCGCCTCTCGAGCTTTACGAGAAACCGGCGAACCGGTTCGTCGCGGGCTTCATCGGCAGTCCGGGCATGAACTTCCTGGAGGGCAGGGTCGTATTCGACAACGGGCACGCGGCCTTCGACGAAGGCAGCCTCCGGCTTCCCGTTCCGGACGGGATGCAGGAGGCCCTGGCGCCCTGGCGGGACCGGGAGGTCACTTTCGGCATCCGTCCGGAGGACATCACTTCCGTGGATGCGAACAAGGACTGGAAGGATGCCCGTCAGATCAAGGCGACCGTCGAGGTGGTGGAACCCATGGGAAGCGAGACTTTTCTCTACATGACGACCGGCCGGTATCCGTTCATCGCCAGGGTGGACGCCTTCGTAGACCCCGCCATAAATACGGAACTGCCGCTCCTGGTGAACATGGCCAGGGCCCACTTCTTCTCACGGGAAGACGAAGTGGCGATCGTCTGA
- a CDS encoding phytanoyl-CoA dioxygenase family protein has protein sequence MDKSHLLTDMEMVGFLVNGYHLLELDLPEGLNERIAGRLDELDHNPGDAIAEEVPELWQAVEHPAVKGALVSLLGEDYEVQGHRHWHCKQPHTGHMSWHQDSTNSRDNRIDRLLGLFYPTDITSEMGPTIIVPGTQFRNAPTDRMATYTNIHGQVPMVVRAGTFALTHYDLWHGTAANRTSIKRHMIKFLFRRVRDNRAPTWNHDPDAMNVPTAWGGKRDDPKNVLSFGNPIGVGQSDHYKERQIRWKCWNNLLGVADATDR, from the coding sequence ATGGATAAGTCCCATCTGCTCACGGATATGGAGATGGTCGGCTTTCTCGTGAACGGCTATCACCTGCTCGAACTCGATCTTCCCGAGGGACTCAACGAGCGCATCGCCGGCCGGCTGGACGAACTGGACCACAATCCCGGCGACGCCATCGCGGAGGAGGTGCCCGAGCTCTGGCAGGCGGTCGAGCATCCCGCGGTGAAAGGCGCCCTCGTCAGCCTGCTCGGCGAGGACTACGAGGTGCAGGGCCATCGCCACTGGCACTGCAAGCAGCCGCACACCGGCCACATGTCCTGGCACCAGGACAGCACCAATAGCCGGGACAACCGGATCGACCGGCTCCTCGGGCTGTTCTATCCTACCGACATCACTTCGGAGATGGGACCCACGATCATCGTCCCGGGCACGCAGTTCCGAAACGCGCCTACGGACCGCATGGCCACCTATACCAACATCCACGGGCAGGTGCCGATGGTCGTCAGGGCCGGGACCTTCGCCCTGACCCACTATGACCTCTGGCACGGCACCGCGGCCAATCGGACATCCATCAAACGCCACATGATCAAGTTCCTGTTCAGGCGGGTGCGGGACAACCGTGCGCCGACCTGGAACCACGATCCCGATGCCATGAACGTGCCCACCGCCTGGGGCGGGAAACGGGACGATCCCAAGAACGTTCTGTCTTTCGGCAACCCCATCGGCGTCGGACAAAGCGATCACTACAAGGAGCGCCAGATACGTTGGAAATGCTGGAACAACCTGCTGGGAGTTGCCGATGCGACTGACCGTTAG
- a CDS encoding aminotransferase class III-fold pyridoxal phosphate-dependent enzyme, with amino-acid sequence MGDVSLEAHRKPRPRAEELYARALESLAGGVGHDLRRGHPLPLYISRAAGSRKWDEDGREYIDYGMGNAALLLGHAPPEVCRAMGDALDLGFHFGNDHPMQLEWAELIQKLVPCAERMRFVNSGSEGSMLALRVARAFTGKTRVLRFEGHFSGWHDGVGKGAMIPFDEPVSAGIPPAVLDTIEVIPADLGRVAEVLEKDRDIAAVMLEPSGASWGTGPLTVAFNEGLRDLTRDHGVLLVYDEVITGFRYAPGGYQEYAGITPDLSFHGKIVAGGMPGGVLAGRAEIMEVFDYTGDAHRDRYERVHHLGTFNANPVSTAAGIATLKRVATGLPQERANRLAEQLRQGMDGMLSEEGVAGYVYGDASIFHVYLEAFPGSGTSDRERLVSHDVNVLKGIPAPVVSAFQKMLLARGIDLVSYTGGVTSSAHTEEDIALTLDAFGDVIRALVRERVIATLK; translated from the coding sequence ATGGGTGATGTATCGCTCGAAGCGCACAGGAAGCCTCGCCCCAGGGCCGAGGAACTGTATGCGCGTGCGCTGGAATCGCTGGCCGGCGGGGTGGGTCACGACCTGCGCAGAGGCCATCCCTTGCCGCTGTACATTTCCCGTGCGGCAGGCTCACGAAAGTGGGACGAGGACGGCCGGGAATACATCGACTATGGCATGGGCAACGCTGCCCTGCTGCTGGGGCACGCGCCGCCGGAAGTGTGCCGGGCCATGGGCGACGCCCTCGATCTGGGTTTTCATTTCGGCAACGACCATCCGATGCAGCTGGAATGGGCCGAACTGATCCAGAAGCTGGTCCCCTGCGCGGAACGCATGCGCTTCGTGAACTCGGGATCCGAGGGCAGCATGCTCGCGCTCCGCGTTGCCCGAGCCTTCACCGGCAAGACCAGGGTGCTGCGCTTCGAGGGACACTTCAGCGGATGGCACGACGGTGTGGGCAAAGGGGCCATGATCCCCTTCGACGAACCCGTCTCGGCGGGCATCCCTCCGGCCGTCCTCGATACGATCGAAGTCATTCCGGCGGACTTAGGCCGCGTCGCCGAAGTGCTGGAGAAAGACCGGGACATCGCCGCCGTAATGCTGGAGCCGTCCGGTGCGTCCTGGGGTACCGGCCCCCTGACCGTGGCCTTCAACGAGGGGCTTCGCGATCTGACCCGGGACCACGGCGTACTCCTGGTCTACGACGAGGTCATTACGGGATTCCGCTACGCGCCGGGCGGCTACCAGGAATACGCCGGGATCACGCCGGACCTGAGCTTCCACGGCAAGATCGTGGCCGGCGGCATGCCCGGTGGTGTGCTCGCGGGCCGCGCCGAAATCATGGAAGTGTTCGACTACACCGGCGACGCCCACCGGGACCGATACGAACGGGTGCATCACCTGGGGACCTTCAACGCCAACCCGGTCTCCACCGCCGCCGGCATCGCCACTTTGAAGCGCGTAGCCACCGGCCTGCCCCAGGAGCGGGCAAACCGGCTGGCCGAGCAGTTGCGCCAGGGCATGGACGGTATGCTCAGCGAGGAAGGCGTGGCCGGTTACGTCTACGGCGACGCGTCCATCTTCCACGTATACCTGGAGGCCTTTCCGGGAAGTGGCACCTCCGACCGTGAAAGACTGGTCTCCCACGACGTGAACGTCCTTAAAGGGATCCCCGCTCCGGTGGTCTCCGCCTTCCAGAAGATGCTGCTCGCGCGTGGCATCGACCTGGTCTCCTACACGGGAGGCGTCACCTCATCCGCCCACACCGAAGAGGATATCGCGTTGACGCTGGACGCCTTCGGAGACGTCATACGGGCCCTGGTCCGCGAGCGCGTGATCGCGACACTCAAGTAA
- a CDS encoding aminotransferase class I/II-fold pyridoxal phosphate-dependent enzyme, translated as MAAAFQPFELERIMSDWEQVVEYNLSESGAHPVRVRELIEHDPGILDRMLDTELGYGYANGSPELREAIAQYYPGATAENVLVTIGCIEANFITFQTLLEGGGEVAVQVPCYLQSWGLAHNLGAVRRTFRLDPDRDWALDTDSLEAAVSDETKLISICNPNNPSGQILTEAEMDAVVRVAEGSGAYLLADEIYAGSEREREEVSPTFYGKYDRVISAGSMSKSFAMPGLRIGWLVGPQDLIKKLWMRHEYLTLSTAKLSNHFLAPLALRPDVRKAIFERTRGYIRRGWDNYQTWIGDNADILSLVPPQATAISFVRYNLKTDSATLVNRLIQEKSVLIGPGDYFGVPNHLRISYGLPPDYLNEGLRRISSLLRQVAEEEAAGSENERGAAAG; from the coding sequence ATGGCAGCGGCCTTCCAGCCTTTCGAACTGGAACGCATCATGTCGGACTGGGAGCAGGTCGTGGAGTACAACCTGTCCGAGAGCGGCGCACACCCAGTTAGAGTCAGAGAACTGATCGAACACGATCCGGGCATTCTGGACCGTATGCTGGATACCGAGCTGGGCTACGGATACGCGAATGGCTCGCCGGAACTGAGGGAGGCCATCGCCCAGTACTACCCCGGCGCGACCGCCGAGAACGTCCTGGTGACCATCGGGTGCATCGAGGCCAATTTCATAACGTTCCAGACGTTGCTGGAAGGTGGCGGCGAGGTGGCGGTCCAGGTGCCCTGCTACCTACAGAGCTGGGGACTCGCGCACAACCTGGGCGCCGTCCGGCGCACGTTCCGCCTCGATCCCGACCGCGACTGGGCGCTCGATACGGACAGCCTTGAAGCCGCCGTCTCGGACGAAACCAAACTGATCTCCATCTGCAATCCGAACAACCCGTCCGGACAGATCCTGACGGAAGCCGAAATGGATGCCGTCGTCCGTGTGGCCGAAGGCAGTGGCGCCTACCTGCTCGCGGACGAGATCTACGCCGGGTCCGAACGGGAACGCGAGGAAGTCTCGCCCACCTTCTACGGCAAGTACGACCGGGTCATCTCGGCGGGCAGCATGTCCAAGTCCTTCGCCATGCCCGGCCTGCGGATCGGCTGGCTCGTCGGTCCCCAAGACCTGATCAAAAAGCTCTGGATGCGCCACGAGTACCTGACGCTGAGCACGGCCAAGCTGTCCAACCACTTCCTCGCGCCGCTGGCGCTGCGCCCGGACGTGCGGAAGGCCATTTTCGAGCGGACGCGGGGATATATACGGCGTGGATGGGACAACTACCAGACCTGGATTGGCGACAACGCGGACATCCTGAGTCTCGTGCCGCCCCAGGCGACGGCCATTTCCTTCGTCCGGTACAACCTGAAGACCGACTCCGCGACGCTCGTGAACCGGCTGATCCAGGAGAAGTCCGTACTCATCGGGCCCGGAGACTACTTCGGCGTGCCCAACCATCTCCGCATCAGCTACGGCCTGCCGCCCGACTACCTGAACGAGGGGCTGCGCCGTATCTCGAGCCTGCTCCGCCAGGTCGCCGAGGAAGAGGCCGCCGGATCCGAGAACGAGCGCGGTGCGGCCGCCGGCTGA
- a CDS encoding ornithine cyclodeaminase family protein, with protein sequence MPLIVELDRIKEAVEGIDVIQDIEDGFVAYSQGKVQVPPVGEMHFEDPPGNVHIKYGAINDDDYYVIKLASGFNDNPTVGLPRVQGMMLIFNQRTGQPVAFLLDQGYLTNVRTAAMGPVVARALAPKNVSRIGVFGTGLQARMQVEYLKGVVDCTDLIAWGRSAESKAAYKNEMEAQGYTVEITDDAGAVAATSNLIIMSTPSLSPLLTADQVRPGTHITAMGSDTPDKIELDPGVLAKADVVVADSIPQCRLRGEIAQAMKAGAITEDKVVELGNVIQDPSLGRTSDDQISIADSTGVAVQDIQISKAVYHAVK encoded by the coding sequence ATGCCGCTCATCGTCGAGCTGGACCGCATCAAGGAAGCCGTAGAGGGCATCGATGTCATTCAGGATATAGAAGACGGTTTCGTCGCCTATTCGCAGGGGAAGGTGCAGGTGCCGCCGGTCGGCGAGATGCACTTCGAGGATCCTCCCGGCAACGTGCACATCAAGTACGGCGCGATCAATGACGACGACTACTACGTCATCAAGCTGGCCTCCGGGTTCAACGACAACCCGACGGTCGGTCTGCCCCGCGTCCAGGGCATGATGCTGATCTTCAACCAGCGGACGGGCCAGCCCGTGGCCTTTCTGCTCGACCAGGGCTACCTCACCAACGTGCGCACGGCCGCCATGGGGCCAGTCGTGGCCAGGGCCCTCGCGCCAAAGAACGTGAGCCGCATCGGCGTATTCGGCACAGGTCTCCAGGCGCGCATGCAGGTCGAGTACCTCAAGGGCGTCGTCGACTGCACGGACTTGATCGCCTGGGGCCGTTCCGCCGAGAGCAAGGCCGCCTACAAGAACGAAATGGAAGCCCAGGGTTACACCGTAGAGATCACGGACGACGCCGGCGCCGTGGCGGCGACGAGCAACCTCATCATCATGTCCACGCCGTCCCTGTCACCGCTGCTTACCGCCGACCAGGTGCGTCCAGGTACGCACATCACCGCCATGGGTTCCGACACGCCGGACAAGATCGAACTCGATCCGGGCGTCCTCGCGAAGGCCGACGTGGTCGTGGCGGACAGCATTCCGCAATGCAGGCTGCGCGGCGAGATCGCGCAGGCGATGAAGGCGGGCGCCATTACCGAGGACAAGGTGGTCGAGCTCGGAAACGTGATCCAGGATCCGTCCCTGGGCCGCACTTCCGACGATCAGATCTCGATCGCCGATTCGACGGGTGTCGCCGTGCAGGACATCCAGATATCCAAAGCCGTCTATCACGCCGTAAAGTAG
- a CDS encoding aminotransferase class V-fold PLP-dependent enzyme: protein MPSSLDPLVPVDEFPVAQTCTYINAANVTPMYRPAAAAITDWYRDVAEHGSNHFDEEAEATVFDELHRQAARLFNASPADIAAGSSTTELLSSLAWAVMPGPESNVVSTDVSFPASVYPWRRVANHTGCEIRLAHARGDTVDPDRVRDLVDDNTAVVALSHVEFRSGQRWDLGAFAEIAHRHGALLVVDATQSAGAVPIDAPGMGVDAVAAGAYKWLCGPFGVAVMYLAPHLATRLEPGLVGFRSQKDIWDIRTDPPDYPEDASRFEFSTMAYGLAGGFAKSIEFLVDTGIDRIFAHNQVLADHLIDGLAAIGAEVTSPRDPNERSAIVTARFPGRRMDDVARHLKQSGVMVALRGPVIRFSPHLYNRMADVERALDVISGMP from the coding sequence ATGCCATCGTCCCTCGATCCGCTGGTACCGGTCGACGAGTTCCCTGTAGCGCAGACCTGCACGTACATCAACGCGGCTAACGTGACGCCCATGTACCGTCCGGCGGCCGCGGCGATCACCGATTGGTACCGGGACGTCGCCGAACACGGCAGCAACCACTTCGACGAAGAAGCCGAAGCCACGGTCTTCGACGAACTACACCGGCAGGCGGCCCGCCTGTTTAACGCGTCCCCGGCGGACATCGCCGCCGGTTCCAGCACCACGGAACTCCTGAGTTCCCTCGCCTGGGCGGTCATGCCCGGACCGGAGTCCAACGTCGTCAGCACCGACGTTTCCTTCCCCGCCTCGGTCTACCCCTGGCGGCGCGTCGCCAACCACACGGGCTGCGAGATCCGGCTGGCCCACGCGCGGGGAGATACCGTAGATCCTGATCGCGTCAGGGACCTCGTGGACGACAATACTGCGGTGGTGGCCCTGTCCCACGTGGAGTTCCGCAGTGGCCAGCGCTGGGACCTGGGCGCCTTCGCGGAAATCGCACACCGTCACGGCGCCCTGCTGGTCGTGGATGCCACGCAATCGGCCGGGGCGGTGCCCATCGACGCACCCGGGATGGGCGTGGACGCCGTGGCCGCCGGCGCGTACAAGTGGCTGTGCGGACCCTTCGGCGTGGCCGTCATGTACCTCGCACCGCACCTGGCCACGCGTCTCGAGCCCGGCCTGGTGGGCTTTAGGAGTCAGAAGGATATCTGGGATATCCGTACCGATCCGCCCGACTACCCGGAGGACGCTTCCCGATTCGAGTTCAGCACCATGGCTTACGGGTTGGCCGGCGGGTTCGCGAAATCGATCGAGTTCCTCGTGGACACGGGTATCGATCGGATCTTCGCCCACAACCAGGTGCTGGCCGACCACCTTATCGACGGCCTGGCCGCGATCGGCGCCGAGGTCACCTCTCCCCGGGATCCGAACGAACGGTCGGCCATCGTCACCGCCCGCTTCCCCGGCCGCCGGATGGACGACGTGGCACGGCACCTGAAGCAGTCCGGTGTCATGGTCGCCCTGCGCGGCCCCGTGATCCGCTTCTCGCCCCACCTGTACAACCGGATGGCCGACGTGGAACGGGCGCTTGATGTGATCTCCGGCATGCCCTGA
- a CDS encoding DUF58 domain-containing protein, producing the protein MNSTEYRKYLDPMTVSRLARLDLKARLVVEGFIAGLHSSPYHGFSVEYAEHRQYMPGDPIKHIDWKVFAKSDRFYIKEYEEETNLKSYIFLDVSASMEFVSTGISKLEYGRYLAAALTYLMLSQQDSVGLVLYDERIRQYVPPRSVRNHLHIILQRLHAAVSGSGTRSRATFHSLAERIKRRGLIIIISDLFDEPGDIVDSIRHFRHRKHEVIVFRLLDPAEKDFEFRHPARFRDMETGEEVYTHPHVIREAYLGDLKEQDELYTRVCRENAADYLSLDTGTPFDQALLTFLAKRAHLG; encoded by the coding sequence ATGAACTCGACCGAATACCGCAAATACCTCGATCCGATGACCGTGTCCCGGCTTGCCCGGCTGGATCTCAAGGCGCGGCTGGTCGTGGAAGGGTTCATCGCCGGGCTGCACAGCAGTCCCTACCACGGGTTCAGCGTCGAATACGCGGAACACCGGCAGTACATGCCGGGAGATCCCATCAAGCACATCGACTGGAAGGTCTTCGCCAAGTCAGACCGGTTCTACATCAAGGAATACGAAGAAGAAACCAATCTGAAGTCCTATATCTTCCTGGACGTCAGCGCGTCGATGGAATTCGTGTCTACGGGGATCAGCAAGCTGGAGTACGGGAGATACCTGGCGGCCGCGCTCACCTACCTCATGCTGAGCCAGCAGGACTCCGTGGGCCTGGTGCTGTACGACGAGCGGATCAGGCAATACGTTCCCCCGCGATCGGTCCGCAACCACCTGCACATCATTCTGCAGCGGCTGCACGCCGCGGTGTCCGGATCCGGAACGCGAAGCCGGGCGACTTTTCACTCCCTGGCGGAACGGATCAAGCGGCGTGGGCTGATCATCATCATATCCGATCTGTTCGACGAACCCGGGGACATCGTCGACAGCATCCGGCATTTCCGCCATCGAAAACATGAAGTGATCGTGTTTCGCCTGCTGGATCCCGCCGAGAAGGATTTCGAATTCCGCCATCCCGCCCGTTTCCGCGACATGGAGACCGGGGAAGAGGTGTATACCCACCCGCACGTGATCCGTGAAGCCTACCTGGGGGACCTTAAGGAACAGGACGAACTGTACACCCGCGTCTGCCGGGAGAACGCCGCGGACTACCTCAGCCTAGATACCGGCACGCCATTCGACCAGGCCTTGCTGACCTTCCTCGCCAAACGCGCCCACCTGGGCTGA
- a CDS encoding sugar phosphate isomerase/epimerase — MRLTVSNHSFEYLDLEGTLALARAIGFKGVDIAGFHDRGRCSLEPDEVGADPLGHANRLNRLLAKYELEAVDFFPQFGASLDERSFNAPDPAVRKRNRTSFEGIIRFCEAVGIPGFTISPGTHHPGRAFEENLDTAVEAMNDLTDLAGERDITVRFEPHVQSVVDTPERALALLERAPEATVTLDYSHFVMQYIPEERIHPLLARTDHFHIRAARPGKLQSRLDENTIDFVDIARRLEGLAYRGCLSIEFVYMTWFDCNRVDCLTETIFTKDFMQPHVPV; from the coding sequence ATGCGACTGACCGTTAGCAACCATTCCTTCGAGTACCTCGACCTGGAGGGCACGCTGGCGCTGGCCCGGGCCATCGGCTTCAAGGGCGTGGACATCGCCGGGTTCCACGACCGGGGGCGATGCAGCCTGGAGCCGGACGAAGTGGGTGCGGACCCGCTGGGCCACGCGAACCGCCTCAACCGACTGCTGGCGAAATACGAACTCGAAGCCGTCGATTTCTTTCCGCAGTTCGGCGCATCCCTCGACGAACGGTCCTTCAACGCCCCGGACCCAGCGGTGCGGAAGCGGAACAGGACTTCCTTCGAGGGGATCATCCGCTTCTGCGAGGCCGTCGGCATACCGGGATTCACGATCAGCCCGGGTACGCACCACCCGGGCCGTGCCTTCGAGGAGAATCTCGATACGGCCGTCGAAGCCATGAACGACCTGACCGATCTGGCCGGCGAACGGGACATCACGGTCCGCTTCGAACCCCATGTCCAATCCGTCGTCGACACGCCGGAACGGGCGCTGGCCCTGCTGGAGCGAGCGCCGGAGGCCACCGTTACCCTGGATTATTCGCACTTCGTCATGCAGTACATTCCCGAGGAAAGGATCCACCCGCTTCTCGCCCGAACCGATCATTTCCACATCCGTGCGGCGCGGCCCGGGAAACTGCAGTCCCGGCTCGACGAGAACACCATCGATTTCGTGGACATCGCCAGAAGGCTCGAAGGACTGGCCTACCGGGGCTGCCTGTCCATCGAATTTGTTTACATGACGTGGTTCGACTGCAACCGGGTCGACTGCCTGACGGAGACCATCTTCACGAAAGACTTTATGCAGCCGCACGTGCCGGTGTAA
- a CDS encoding PmoA family protein, producing MELTLTSPRSRAAQLAAIPAPDGCDAQVLRLTGSGGSNLLAERDPLSAIYHAILPSMESGEVATWNATAVDDQAPRCGIEHACREDRVEVSLGGAPFMTFHHGAGYPKPFINPILTPGGVNMLREPMPAYSEGEHPWQRGLTLMQGAINGVDCWGEFDRPGFGRTAQDEMSIHRGPLSLTIATGNTWYEADRPLMSDRRWYRLFDTGRDAVILDVLFTLITDHGPVTIGSTKEGGFLSIRVNPTMNASGDGRMRNAYGADDETGCWSRRAHWMGYCGPVGDETGETRPTGETGSTRQTAGFAVFDHPDNLRYPTAWHVRGYGLFAANCWMVWDDHHCEADTETTFRWRVIIHTGDTHEAAIADRFLDYVDGPRAKWDQPEA from the coding sequence ATGGAACTCACCCTGACTTCACCGCGGTCCAGAGCGGCACAACTGGCTGCCATCCCGGCCCCTGACGGATGTGACGCGCAGGTGCTTCGTCTGACCGGGAGCGGCGGTTCGAATCTTCTGGCCGAACGGGATCCCCTGTCCGCCATATATCACGCTATCCTGCCGTCCATGGAGTCAGGCGAGGTGGCAACCTGGAATGCGACCGCTGTCGATGACCAGGCGCCCCGCTGCGGCATCGAACATGCATGCCGTGAAGACCGGGTGGAAGTGTCACTGGGCGGTGCGCCGTTCATGACCTTCCACCACGGTGCCGGGTATCCCAAACCCTTCATCAATCCCATCCTCACGCCGGGCGGCGTCAACATGCTGAGGGAGCCCATGCCGGCTTACAGCGAAGGGGAGCACCCATGGCAGCGGGGACTCACCCTGATGCAGGGCGCCATCAACGGCGTGGATTGCTGGGGTGAATTCGACCGGCCCGGGTTCGGGCGTACCGCCCAGGATGAAATGTCCATCCACCGGGGACCCCTTTCGCTCACGATCGCCACGGGCAACACCTGGTACGAGGCAGACCGGCCCCTCATGTCCGACCGTCGGTGGTACCGTCTCTTCGACACCGGCCGCGACGCCGTGATACTGGATGTGCTCTTCACGCTCATCACCGACCACGGTCCCGTGACGATCGGGTCCACGAAGGAGGGCGGGTTCCTCAGCATCCGCGTCAATCCCACCATGAACGCGTCGGGCGACGGCCGGATGCGCAACGCCTACGGCGCGGACGACGAGACCGGTTGCTGGTCCCGTCGGGCACATTGGATGGGCTACTGCGGCCCGGTAGGTGACGAGACGGGCGAGACCAGACCGACCGGCGAGACCGGGTCGACCAGGCAGACCGCAGGCTTCGCCGTGTTCGACCACCCGGACAACCTCCGCTATCCCACGGCCTGGCACGTGAGAGGCTATGGCCTGTTCGCCGCGAACTGCTGGATGGTCTGGGACGACCACCACTGCGAAGCGGATACGGAAACAACCTTCCGGTGGCGCGTCATCATACACACCGGCGATACGCACGAAGCGGCCATCGCGGACCGTTTCCTGGATTACGTGGACGGACCGCGTGCGAAGTGGGATCAGCCTGAGGCTTGA
- a CDS encoding MoxR family ATPase: MSEEQQHDDLKIVEELKEAGENIRTEIAKVIIGQQDVIQQLLTVLLANGHALLIGVPGLAKTLLINTLSRTLDLKFSRIQFTPDLMPSDITGTEILEEDRTTGHREFKFIRGPIFANVILADEVNRTPPKTQAALLQAMQEHEVTAAGESMKLDEPFFVLATQNPIEQEGTYPLPEAQLDRFMFSIYMDYPSRTEEIEIARSTTSVQEAEPGHILTGTDVKKLQQLIRRVPVADHVVEYAVSLARMTRPNEPDAPPFIRDRVSWGAGPRASQYLILGAKARSVLMGNYTPTPEDVRALALPVLRHRIVTNFNADADGVTADDIITQLMDETKSA, encoded by the coding sequence ATGAGTGAAGAACAGCAGCACGACGATCTGAAAATTGTAGAGGAACTCAAAGAAGCGGGCGAAAATATACGGACAGAGATTGCCAAGGTCATCATTGGTCAGCAGGACGTGATCCAACAACTGCTGACCGTCCTCCTTGCTAACGGCCACGCCCTGCTGATCGGCGTTCCGGGGCTGGCCAAGACGCTGCTGATCAACACGCTTTCCAGGACGCTCGATCTCAAGTTCAGCCGTATACAGTTCACGCCGGACCTGATGCCGTCCGACATCACGGGAACAGAAATCCTGGAAGAAGACCGGACGACCGGTCACCGGGAGTTCAAGTTCATCCGCGGACCGATTTTCGCGAACGTGATCCTGGCCGACGAGGTCAACCGTACGCCGCCCAAGACCCAGGCGGCCCTTCTGCAGGCGATGCAGGAACACGAAGTGACGGCCGCGGGCGAGTCTATGAAGCTCGACGAACCGTTTTTCGTCCTGGCGACGCAAAACCCCATCGAGCAGGAAGGCACCTATCCGCTGCCCGAGGCCCAGTTGGACCGCTTCATGTTCAGTATTTACATGGATTATCCGTCCCGGACTGAAGAGATCGAAATCGCCCGGAGCACGACGAGCGTTCAGGAAGCCGAGCCGGGACATATCCTGACGGGGACCGACGTGAAGAAACTGCAGCAGCTGATTCGTAGAGTGCCCGTGGCGGACCATGTGGTCGAGTACGCCGTCTCACTGGCGCGCATGACCCGTCCGAACGAACCGGACGCCCCGCCTTTCATCCGCGACAGGGTCAGTTGGGGCGCCGGACCACGGGCTTCCCAGTATCTGATCCTGGGCGCAAAGGCCCGGTCGGTGCTTATGGGAAACTATACGCCCACGCCGGAAGACGTGCGCGCCCTGGCGCTGCCCGTGCTGAGGCACCGCATCGTGACCAATTTCAACGCCGACGCAGACGGGGTCACCGCCGATGACATCATCACGCAACTGATGGATGAAACCAAAAGCGCCTGA
- a CDS encoding transposase, protein MQQRIRAAIASDQAELLAGVIEADEMWLGGNPRKKNKCGHESSKLTGKGGSSGTDRTPIVGAAERDDNEVA, encoded by the coding sequence ATGCAACAACGCATCCGGGCGGCTATAGCCTCCGATCAGGCCGAACTGCTGGCGGGAGTCATCGAAGCGGACGAGATGTGGCTGGGTGGGAATCCCCGGAAGAAGAACAAGTGCGGCCACGAGTCGTCGAAACTCACGGGGAAGGGCGGATCGAGCGGCACCGACAGAACGCCGATCGTCGGCGCGGCCGAGCGAGACGACAACGAGGTCGCCTAG